The following coding sequences are from one Musa acuminata AAA Group cultivar baxijiao chromosome BXJ2-4, Cavendish_Baxijiao_AAA, whole genome shotgun sequence window:
- the LOC135611225 gene encoding serine/threonine-protein kinase ATG1a-like — translation MKQVDSKVRDGLLKENHISHPDIARLCQAIETEDKVFIVLDHCASGDLAADIQCHRIHGRVSVGVARHFMRQLDG, via the exons ATGAAGCAGGTCGACAGCAAGGTCCGCGACGGCCTCCTCAAGGAGAACCACATCTCCCACCCCGATATCGCCCGCCTCTGTCAGGCCATCGAG ACGGAAGACAAGGTATTTATTGTGTTGGACCACTGCGCCAGCGGCGACCTTGCAGCTGATATCCAGTGTCACAGGATCCACGGGAGGGTTTCCGTGGGTGTCGCCAGGCACTTCATGAGGCAGCTTG ATGGCTGA
- the LOC103982364 gene encoding flavanone 3-dioxygenase 2 codes for MVGYFVRLSSPYLSLSPTRSSCLSYALRRASSMADQLLSTVTHHGSLPETYVRPESQRPCLNEVLRDADVPTIDLGSPDLSQTVAQVADACSTYGFFQVVNHGVPIELMLKMMAVALEFFRLPSEEKAKLYSDDPAKKMRLSTSFNIRKEKFRNWRDYLRLHCYPLEEFVPGWPSNPSSFKEVVSSYCREVRQLGFRLLGLISIGLGLEEDYMATVLGEQEQHMAVNYYPKCPAPELTYGLQAHTDPNALTLLLQDPDVAGLQVRKDGKWIAVNPQPNAFVVNIGDQLQALSNGRYRSVWHRAVVNADKERISVASFLCPCNNAIISPPEKLVADGSPAMYRSYTYDEYYKKFWSRNLDDEHCLQLFRS; via the exons ATGGTTGGCTACTTCGTCCGTCTGTCCTCGCCCTACCTATCTCTAAGTCCCACACGGTCCTCATGTCTCTCCTATGCTCTCCGTCGTGCTTCGTCCATGGCAGACCAGCTTCTCTCCACAGTAACCCACCACGGCTCCCTGCCGGAGACCTACGTCCGTCCGGAGTCGCAAAGGCCTTGCCTAAATGAAGTCCTCCGCGACGCCGACGTCCCCACCATCGATCTCGGCTCACCGGACTTGTCGCAGACCGTAGCGCAAGTCGCCGACGCCTGCAGCACCTACGGCTTCTTTCAG GTAGTGAACCATGGAGTGCCGATCGAGTTGATGCTGAAGATGATGGCGGTGGCTTTGGAGTTCTTTCGCCTCCCTTCCGAAGAGAAGGCGAAGCTCTACTCCGATGACCCTGCCAAGAAGATGAGGCTGTCGACGAGCTTCAACATCCGGAAGGAGAAGTTCCGCAACTGGAGGGACTATCTCCGGCTCCATTGCTATCCTCTCGAGGAGTTCGTGCCTGGTTGGCCTTCCAATCCCTCTTCATTTAA GGAAGTGGTCAGCAGTTACTGCAGGGAAGTCCGTCAACTGGGGTTTCGACTCCTCGGACTAATATCGATCGGCCTGGGACTGGAGGAGGACTACATGGCGACGGTGCTCGGCGAGCAAGAGCAGCATATGGCCGTAAACTACTACCCAAAGTGCCCGGCGCCGGAGCTCACGTACGGTTTGCAGGCGCACACCGACCCGAACGCCCTTACTCTCCTTCTTCAGGACCCAGACGTGGCCGGGCTTCAGGTTCGTAAGGACGGCAAGTGGATCGCTGTCAATCCCCAACCCAACGCATTCGTCGTCAACATCGGTGACCAGCTTCAG GCACTGAGTAATGGAAGATACCGGAGCGTTTGGCATCGGGCTGTGGTCAACGCGGACAAAGAGAGGATATCGGTGGCGTCGTTCCTTTGCCCCTGCAACAATGCCATCATCAGCCCTCCGGAGAAGCTCGTCGCCGACGGATCTCCGGCCATGTACAGGAGCTACACCTACGACGAGTACTACAAGAAGTTCTGGAGCAGAAACCTGGATGACGAGCACTGCTTGCAGCTCTTCAGAAGCTAA
- the LOC103982365 gene encoding large ribosomal subunit protein uL11c, translating into MATASLSLAPPPPAHSCRRLCSSFLPRFPSPSPSPRPSRCSRRPLPAVRAMAPPKPSGKSKKVVGIVKLALEAGKATPAPPVGPALGSKGVNIMAFCKEYNARTADKAGYVIPVEITVFDDKSFTFILKTPPASVLLLKAAGVEKGSKEPKQEKVGKVTIEQLCAIATEKLPDLNCTSIESAMRIIAGTAANMGIVIDPPVLEPKKKAVV; encoded by the exons ATGGCGACGGCTTCTCTCTCCCTCGCTCCGCCTCCTCCTGCCCATTCCTGTCGCCGCCTGTGCTCCTCTTTCCTCCCTCGCTTCCCTTCTCCCTCCCCCTCTCCCCGCCCGTCCCGCTGCTCCCGGCGTCCGCTCCCTGCCGTGCGGGCCATGGCGCCCCCCAAACCGTCGGGGAAATCCAAGAAGG TGGTGGGCATCGTGAAGCTGGCGTTGGAGGCGGGCAAGGCGACGCCCGCGCCGCCGGTGGGGCCCGCCCTGGGTTCCAAGGGCGTTAACATCATGGCCTTCTGCAAGGAGTACAACGCCAGGACCGCCGACAAGGCCGGCTACGTGATCCCCGTTGAAATCACCGTCTTCGAC GATAAGAGCTTTACCTTTATTTTGAAGACTCCACCGGCATCAGTTCTGCTTCTCAAGGCTGCAG GAGTTGAGAAAGGTTCCAAAGAACCGAAGCAGGAGAAGGTGGGGAAGGTAACCATTGAGCAGCTGTGCGCAATAGCAACAGAGAAATTACCAGACCTGAACTGCACCAGTATCGAGTCTGCCATGAGAATCATCGCAGGCACTGCAGCTAATATGGGCATCGTCATCGATCCACCAGTCCTGGAGCCCAAGAAGAAGGCAGTCGTCTAA